From Abyssibius alkaniclasticus:
GGTGGCCTATCGCTTTGTGCTGAAAAAGGAGGCGAAGTAATGGATCTATCGTCAATCGACCCGATTTCGCTGATCGCCAGCCTGATGATTGCCGCAACCCCCATATTGCTGGCCGGGCTGGGCGAGCTGGTGGTTGAAAAATCGGGTGTGCTGAACCTTGGCGTAGAGGGGATGATGATCATCGGGGCCATTGCCGGCTTTGCGATGGCCGTTGAAACCGAAAACCCCTATCTGGGAATGCTCGCCGCAATGGGCGCCGGTGCGGTTCTGGCCCTGCTCTTTGGCATTCTGACGCAATATTTACTGTCGAATCAGGTGGCGACGGGGCTAGCGCTGACATTGTTCGGGCTTGGCCTGGCGGCCTTGCTTGGCCATTCCTATACCGGGCTTAAACCCCCCGCCGTGGCCAAGCTCGACATAGCCTTTTTAACCGATATTCCCGTGCTGGGGCGGATTCTGTTCAACCATGATGCGGTTGTCTATTTCTCGATCTTCATGGTCGTGGCGCTGTGGTGGTTCCTGAACCGCAGCCGCGCCGGGCTTGTGCTGCGCGCGGTGGGTGAAAGCCATGATGCCGCGCATTCGCTTGGTTACAACGTGGTGATGATCCGCATGGGCGCCATCCTGTTCGGCGGGGCTATGGCCGGTTTGGGCGGCGCCTATTTCAGCCTGATCCGCGTGCCGCAATGGACAGAGGGCATGACGGCAGGTGCGGGCTGGATTGCGCTGGCGCTGGTGGTGTTTGCAAGCTGGAAGCCCGGGCGGCTGCTGATTGGCGCCTATCTGTTCGGGGGCATCTCGGTTCTGGAAATTAACCTGCAAATCGCCGGTGCGGGCATCTCGCCTGCATATTTGAAGATGACTCCCTACCTTGTCACCATTATCGTATTGGTGATCATGTCCTCCGATCGTCGGCGGGCATCGCTAAACGCTCCGGCCTCGCTTGGCCGTTCTTTCCACGCTTCGCATTGAAGCAAAACCGCATTGGAGGATTTTATGAGATTGATGAAAACACTGGCTGCCAGCGCGCTTGCATTGGGGCTGGCAACCGGCGCCCAGGCGCAAGAGCCCTACAAGGTTGGCTTTGTCTATGTCGGCCCGGTGGGCGACCTTGGCTGGAGCTATCAGCATGATCTGGGCCGCCAGGCCGTGCAGGACTATTTTGGGGATGCGGTTGAAACCTCTTATGTTGAATCGGTTCCCGAAGGTGCCGATGCGGAAAGGGTGATTACCCAGATGGCGCGCTCGGGTGTCGACATGATCTTCACCACCTCGTTCGGCTATATGGATGCGACGATCAACGTTGCCGAAGAATTTCCCGATGTGTTGTTTGAACATGCAACCGGCTATCGTCTGGCCGACAATGTTTCCAACTATTCGGCACGCTTTTACGAAGGTCGCCATGTGATTGGCCTGATGGCCGGCCGCATGACCGAAACCAACACAATCGGCTATATCGCGTCCTTCCCGATTCCCGAAGTTATCCGTGGCATCAACGCCGCATATCTTGCCGCCAAATCGGTCAACCCCGATGTGGAATTCAAGGTGGTATGGGCGTTTACCTGGTTTGATCCGGGCAAGGAGGCCGAAGCCGCCAATGCGCTGATCGACCAGGGTGCCGATGTGATCATGCAGCATACCGACAGCCCCGCCGCGATGACCATTGCCGAAGAGCGCGGCGTTCTGGCCTTTGGCCAGGCCTCGAACATGGCGAATTTCGGGCCGAATGCGCAGATGACCTCGATCATGGATGATTGGGATCCCTACTATATTGCGCGCGTTCAGGCCGGCATGGACGGCACATGGGAAAGCACCGCAACCTGGGATGGTATTGCCGCTGGCATGGTGGCTTTTGCACCGTTCAACGAAAACCTGCCCGCCGAGGTGGTGGCCGAAGCGCAGGCGGCAATCGATGCGATTGCAGCGGGCACATTGCACCCCTTCACCGGCCCGATCAACCGCCAGGACGGTTCGCCCTGGTTGGCCGAAGGCGAAGTGGCCGATGACGCCACGCTGGCCACGATGGACTTTTATGTTGAAGGCATCACCGGCGATATTCCGCAATAGGCGCGTATGGCCCGCAACA
This genomic window contains:
- a CDS encoding BMP family ABC transporter substrate-binding protein, whose amino-acid sequence is MRLMKTLAASALALGLATGAQAQEPYKVGFVYVGPVGDLGWSYQHDLGRQAVQDYFGDAVETSYVESVPEGADAERVITQMARSGVDMIFTTSFGYMDATINVAEEFPDVLFEHATGYRLADNVSNYSARFYEGRHVIGLMAGRMTETNTIGYIASFPIPEVIRGINAAYLAAKSVNPDVEFKVVWAFTWFDPGKEAEAANALIDQGADVIMQHTDSPAAMTIAEERGVLAFGQASNMANFGPNAQMTSIMDDWDPYYIARVQAGMDGTWESTATWDGIAAGMVAFAPFNENLPAEVVAEAQAAIDAIAAGTLHPFTGPINRQDGSPWLAEGEVADDATLATMDFYVEGITGDIPQ
- a CDS encoding ABC transporter permease; translated protein: MDLSSIDPISLIASLMIAATPILLAGLGELVVEKSGVLNLGVEGMMIIGAIAGFAMAVETENPYLGMLAAMGAGAVLALLFGILTQYLLSNQVATGLALTLFGLGLAALLGHSYTGLKPPAVAKLDIAFLTDIPVLGRILFNHDAVVYFSIFMVVALWWFLNRSRAGLVLRAVGESHDAAHSLGYNVVMIRMGAILFGGAMAGLGGAYFSLIRVPQWTEGMTAGAGWIALALVVFASWKPGRLLIGAYLFGGISVLEINLQIAGAGISPAYLKMTPYLVTIIVLVIMSSDRRRASLNAPASLGRSFHASH